One window of the Pseudomonas sp. S04 genome contains the following:
- the nusB gene encoding transcription antitermination factor NusB — protein MISDESDRFNPRDPKPADAGKPSKSVKRREARQLATQALYQWHMAKQSLNEIEAQFRVDNDFSDVDGAYFREILHGVPQFKTEIDTALTPCLDLTIDELDPVELAVLRLSTWELLKRVDVPYRVVINEGIELAKVFGSTDGHKFVNGVLDKLAPRLREAEVKAFKR, from the coding sequence GTGATTAGCGACGAAAGCGATCGTTTCAACCCGCGCGATCCAAAGCCTGCGGATGCTGGTAAACCATCGAAGAGCGTCAAGCGCCGCGAAGCCCGTCAGCTCGCGACCCAGGCCCTGTATCAATGGCACATGGCCAAGCAGTCTTTGAACGAGATCGAAGCGCAGTTCCGGGTCGATAACGATTTCAGTGATGTCGATGGCGCCTACTTCCGCGAAATCCTCCACGGGGTTCCGCAGTTCAAGACCGAAATCGACACCGCTCTCACGCCTTGCCTGGACCTGACCATCGACGAGCTCGACCCGGTTGAACTGGCGGTATTGCGCCTGTCCACCTGGGAACTGCTCAAGCGCGTCGACGTGCCGTACCGGGTGGTGATCAACGAAGGCATCGAGCTGGCTAAAGTCTTCGGTTCCACCGATGGCCACAAGTTCGTCAACGGTGTCCTCGACAAGCTGGCCCCGCGCTTGCGTGAAGCTGAAGTGAAGGCGTTCAAGCGCTGA
- the ribH gene encoding 6,7-dimethyl-8-ribityllumazine synthase, which translates to MTLKTIEGTFIAPKGRYALVVGRFNSFVVESLVSGAVDALVRHGVSESDITIIRAPGAFEIPLVAQKVAQKGEFAAIIALGAVIRGGTPHFEYVAGECTKGLAQVSMEFGVPVAFGVLTVDSIEQAIERSGTKAGNKGAEAALSALEMVSLLAQLEAK; encoded by the coding sequence ATGACCCTGAAGACCATCGAAGGTACCTTCATCGCCCCCAAAGGCCGCTACGCCCTGGTTGTTGGCCGTTTCAACAGCTTTGTTGTCGAAAGCCTGGTAAGCGGTGCGGTTGATGCCCTGGTTCGCCATGGCGTGAGCGAAAGCGACATCACCATCATCCGTGCCCCTGGCGCCTTCGAAATCCCGCTGGTTGCGCAGAAAGTCGCCCAGAAAGGCGAGTTCGCGGCAATCATCGCCCTGGGCGCGGTCATTCGTGGCGGTACTCCGCACTTCGAATACGTGGCAGGTGAATGCACCAAGGGCCTGGCCCAGGTGTCCATGGAGTTCGGCGTTCCAGTCGCTTTCGGCGTGCTGACCGTTGATTCCATCGAGCAAGCCATCGAACGTTCCGGCACCAAGGCCGGTAACAAAGGTGCCGAAGCTGCCCTGTCCGCTCTGGAAATGGTCAGCCTGCTGGCGCAGTTGGAGGCCAAGTGA
- the ribBA gene encoding bifunctional 3,4-dihydroxy-2-butanone-4-phosphate synthase/GTP cyclohydrolase II: MALNSIEELVEDIRQGKMVILMDDEDRENEGDLIMAAECCQAEHINFMAKHARGLICMPMSRERCELLKLPLMAPRNGSGFGTKFTVSIEAAEGVTTGISAADRARTVQAAAAKDAKAEDIVSPGHIFPLMAQAGGTLARAGHTEAACDLARMAGFEPSGVICEVMNDDGTMSRRTELEAFAAEHNIKIGTIADLIHYRMIHERTVQRIAEQPLDSELGQFNLVTYRDSVEGDVHMALTLGTVCAEEPTLVRVHNMDPLRDLLMVKQPGRWSLRAAMAAVAEAGSGVVLLLGHPLDGDVLLAHIRETADQAAVKKPTTYSIVGAGSQILRDLGVRKMRLMSAPMKFNAISGFDLEVVEYVPSE, translated from the coding sequence GTGGCGCTCAATAGCATCGAAGAACTGGTTGAAGACATCCGCCAAGGCAAGATGGTCATCCTTATGGATGACGAAGACCGCGAGAACGAAGGCGACCTGATCATGGCCGCCGAGTGCTGCCAGGCTGAGCACATCAACTTCATGGCCAAGCACGCCCGTGGCCTGATCTGCATGCCGATGAGCCGCGAGCGCTGCGAACTGCTGAAGCTGCCCCTGATGGCGCCGCGCAACGGTTCCGGCTTTGGCACCAAGTTCACCGTGTCGATCGAAGCCGCCGAAGGCGTGACCACCGGCATCTCGGCCGCCGACCGTGCGCGTACCGTGCAGGCCGCTGCCGCCAAGGACGCCAAGGCTGAAGATATCGTCAGCCCGGGGCACATCTTCCCGCTGATGGCCCAGGCCGGTGGCACCCTGGCCCGCGCCGGCCACACTGAAGCCGCCTGCGACCTGGCGCGCATGGCCGGGTTCGAGCCGAGCGGGGTGATCTGCGAGGTGATGAACGACGACGGCACCATGTCCCGTCGTACCGAGCTGGAAGCCTTTGCCGCTGAACACAACATCAAGATCGGCACCATCGCCGACCTGATCCACTACCGGATGATCCACGAACGTACCGTTCAGCGGATTGCCGAGCAGCCACTGGACAGCGAACTGGGCCAATTCAACCTGGTGACCTATCGTGATTCGGTGGAAGGCGACGTGCACATGGCCCTGACCCTGGGCACCGTGTGCGCCGAAGAACCGACCCTGGTGCGGGTGCACAACATGGACCCGCTGCGCGACCTGTTGATGGTCAAGCAGCCGGGCCGCTGGAGCCTGCGCGCCGCCATGGCCGCGGTTGCCGAGGCGGGTAGCGGGGTGGTGCTGTTGCTCGGTCACCCGCTCGATGGCGACGTGTTGCTGGCGCATATCCGCGAAACCGCTGACCAGGCGGCGGTGAAAAAGCCGACCACCTACAGCATCGTCGGTGCCGGTTCGCAGATCCTGCGCGACCTTGGCGTACGCAAAATGCGCCTGATGTCGGCGCCAATGAAATTTAATGCGATATCCGGTTTCGATCTGGAAGTTGTAGAATACGTGCCCTCCGAATAA
- a CDS encoding riboflavin synthase, with translation MFTGIIESIGSIRALTPKGGDVRVHVATGKLDLSDVKLGDSIAVNGVCLTAVELPGDGFAADVSRETLDCTAMNDLKSGSPVNLEKALTPTTRLGGHLVSGHVDGVGEVVTRTENARAVEFRIRAPKELAKYIAHKGSITVDGTSLTVNAVDGAEFLLTIIPHTLSETIMAAYQPGRRVNLEVDLLARYLERLLLGDKAAESTAGGTITESFLAANGYLKS, from the coding sequence ATGTTTACCGGCATCATCGAATCCATCGGCAGTATTCGTGCATTGACCCCAAAAGGCGGAGATGTACGGGTTCACGTAGCCACCGGCAAGCTCGACCTGAGCGATGTCAAACTGGGCGACAGCATTGCGGTCAACGGCGTCTGCCTGACGGCCGTCGAGCTGCCAGGCGACGGTTTTGCAGCGGACGTCAGTCGCGAAACCCTCGACTGCACCGCCATGAATGACCTCAAGAGCGGCAGCCCGGTCAACCTGGAAAAAGCCCTGACTCCGACCACCCGCCTGGGTGGCCACCTGGTCAGCGGTCACGTCGACGGCGTCGGCGAAGTGGTCACCCGCACCGAAAACGCCCGGGCCGTGGAGTTCCGCATCCGTGCCCCGAAGGAACTGGCCAAGTACATCGCCCATAAAGGCTCGATCACCGTCGACGGCACCAGCCTGACGGTGAACGCGGTCGATGGCGCCGAATTCCTGCTGACGATCATTCCGCACACCTTGAGCGAAACCATCATGGCCGCGTATCAGCCGGGTCGCCGGGTGAACCTGGAAGTGGACCTGCTGGCCCGTTACCTGGAGCGACTGCTGCTGGGCGACAAGGCTGCGGAGTCGACTGCCGGCGGCACCATCACTGAAAGCTTTCTGGCCGCCAACGGCTACCTCAAATCCTGA
- the ribD gene encoding bifunctional diaminohydroxyphosphoribosylaminopyrimidine deaminase/5-amino-6-(5-phosphoribosylamino)uracil reductase RibD: MTMSTEQAILDAHYMARALELARKGHYSTHPNPRVGCVIVRDGQVVGEGWHVRTGEPHAEVHALRAAGEQARGATAYVTLEPCSHHGRTPPCADGLVTAGVARVVAAMQDPNPEVAGRGLQRLEQAGIATTCGVLEGEARQLNLGFLKRMEHGLPFVRVKLAMSLDGRTAMASGESQWITGPAARSAVQRLRAQASVVLTGADTVLADDARLTVRADELGLDAEQSALAMSRPPLRVLIDGRLRVPLDAPFFKAGPALVATCVAVEEQYANGPECLIVPGEEGQVDLRKLLLELAARGVNEVLVEAGPRLAGAFAQQGLVDEYQIFVAGKFLGSTARPLLDWPLTQMKDAPALKITDIRAVGDDWRVTAIPVPAASV, translated from the coding sequence ATGACGATGTCCACTGAGCAAGCGATCCTCGACGCCCACTACATGGCGCGCGCGCTGGAACTGGCACGCAAGGGCCACTACAGCACCCACCCCAATCCGCGGGTCGGTTGCGTGATCGTGCGTGACGGGCAGGTCGTCGGCGAAGGCTGGCATGTGCGCACCGGCGAGCCGCATGCCGAAGTCCACGCCTTGCGCGCCGCCGGCGAGCAGGCGCGGGGCGCGACCGCCTACGTCACGCTCGAACCCTGCAGCCATCACGGCCGCACGCCACCGTGCGCCGATGGGTTGGTCACGGCGGGGGTAGCACGCGTCGTTGCCGCCATGCAGGACCCCAACCCGGAAGTGGCCGGGCGTGGCCTGCAGCGCCTGGAACAGGCCGGCATCGCCACCACCTGCGGCGTGCTCGAAGGCGAGGCGCGCCAGCTCAACCTGGGTTTCCTCAAGCGCATGGAGCACGGCTTGCCGTTCGTGCGGGTCAAGTTGGCCATGAGCCTGGATGGGCGCACCGCCATGGCCAGCGGCGAAAGCCAATGGATTACCGGCCCGGCGGCGCGCTCCGCGGTCCAACGCCTGCGGGCGCAGGCCAGCGTGGTGTTGACGGGGGCCGACACGGTGCTGGCGGACGACGCGCGCCTGACTGTGCGCGCCGACGAGTTGGGGCTGGACGCCGAACAAAGCGCCCTGGCCATGAGCCGTCCACCGTTGCGGGTATTGATCGATGGTCGCCTGCGGGTGCCGCTCGATGCCCCGTTCTTCAAGGCCGGCCCGGCCCTGGTCGCCACCTGCGTGGCCGTGGAAGAGCAGTACGCCAACGGCCCCGAGTGCCTGATCGTGCCGGGTGAAGAGGGTCAGGTCGACCTGCGCAAGCTATTGCTCGAACTGGCCGCCCGCGGCGTCAACGAGGTGCTGGTGGAAGCCGGCCCAAGGCTGGCGGGCGCCTTTGCCCAGCAAGGCCTGGTGGACGAGTACCAGATCTTTGTCGCTGGCAAGTTCCTCGGCTCCACCGCGCGGCCATTGCTCGACTGGCCACTGACGCAAATGAAGGATGCGCCGGCACTGAAAATCACTGACATTCGTGCGGTTGGCGATGACTGGCGAGTCACCGCCATTCCCGTGCCGGCCGCAAGCGTATAA
- the nrdR gene encoding transcriptional regulator NrdR codes for MHCPFCGANDTKVIDSRLVAEGEQVRRRRECLACGERFTTFETAELVLPRLIKTDGSRQPFDEEKLRAGMQRALEKRPVSVERLESSLVHIKHKLRATGEREVKSLVVGELVMAELQKLDEVAYIRFASVYRRFQDLNEFREEIDRLAREPVKP; via the coding sequence ATGCACTGTCCCTTCTGCGGTGCCAACGACACCAAGGTCATCGACTCCCGTCTGGTCGCCGAGGGCGAACAGGTGCGCCGCCGGCGTGAATGCCTGGCCTGCGGCGAACGTTTCACGACGTTCGAGACCGCCGAACTGGTGTTGCCGCGCCTGATCAAAACCGACGGCAGCCGCCAGCCGTTCGACGAAGAAAAACTTCGCGCCGGCATGCAGCGCGCCCTGGAAAAACGTCCAGTGAGCGTCGAGCGCCTGGAATCCTCTCTGGTGCACATCAAGCACAAACTGCGGGCAACCGGCGAGCGCGAAGTCAAATCGCTGGTGGTCGGTGAGCTGGTGATGGCCGAGCTGCAGAAGCTTGATGAAGTCGCCTACATTCGTTTCGCTTCGGTGTATCGCCGCTTCCAGGACCTCAACGAGTTCCGCGAAGAGATCGATCGCCTGGCCCGAGAACCGGTCAAACCATGA
- a CDS encoding YbaY family lipoprotein, with amino-acid sequence MPLRPLVLLSFVSLLVACSSDAPKPAEPASGPAPQMAQKKAQASADQGPLPAYQRELSGSLQGVPAGAEVELALLVVDERSRPQQLLASANLVGNNQALPFHLRFNPEAFPAGARVELRGRASQSGQLILHLPSQRIFQPTSQALGQLQFVKAP; translated from the coding sequence ATGCCGCTACGACCGCTTGTTTTACTCAGTTTCGTCAGCCTGCTGGTGGCCTGTAGCAGTGATGCGCCCAAGCCCGCAGAACCGGCATCCGGCCCCGCGCCGCAGATGGCCCAGAAGAAGGCCCAGGCGTCCGCCGACCAGGGTCCGCTGCCGGCTTACCAGCGCGAACTGAGCGGTTCGTTGCAGGGTGTGCCAGCGGGGGCCGAAGTCGAACTGGCGCTGCTGGTGGTCGACGAGCGTTCGCGGCCGCAGCAGTTGCTGGCCAGCGCCAACCTGGTCGGCAACAACCAGGCCCTGCCGTTTCACCTGCGCTTCAACCCCGAAGCCTTTCCCGCCGGCGCGCGGGTCGAGCTGCGCGGGCGCGCCAGCCAATCCGGGCAACTGATCCTGCACCTGCCCTCGCAACGAATTTTCCAGCCGACTTCCCAGGCTCTGGGGCAATTGCAATTCGTCAAAGCACCATGA
- a CDS encoding class I SAM-dependent methyltransferase produces the protein MTAPLDLQHALSELLGDAQLVPCPLPDTELQLWLIDGDNMDRAFSPEETRRILHEPPYWSFCWASGLAVARYLAAHPQWVAGKRVLDFGAGSGVAGIAAVKAGALEVVACDLDPLALAACRANARLNGVELSYSTDFFAEADRFDLILVADVLYDRANLPLLDAFLSRGREALVADSRVRDFSHPLYRRLEMLEAMTLPDLAEPEEFRHVSLYHAARCVTD, from the coding sequence ATGACGGCACCGCTCGACCTGCAACACGCCCTGAGTGAACTGCTGGGCGATGCGCAACTGGTGCCCTGCCCGCTGCCGGATACCGAGCTGCAACTGTGGCTGATCGACGGCGACAACATGGACCGTGCCTTCAGCCCGGAAGAAACCCGACGGATCCTGCATGAACCGCCGTACTGGAGTTTCTGCTGGGCCAGCGGCCTGGCAGTGGCGCGTTACCTGGCCGCCCACCCACAGTGGGTCGCTGGCAAGCGGGTGCTGGATTTCGGTGCCGGTTCCGGGGTGGCGGGGATTGCGGCGGTCAAGGCCGGTGCCCTCGAAGTGGTGGCCTGCGACCTCGATCCCCTGGCACTCGCCGCCTGCCGGGCCAATGCCCGGCTCAATGGGGTTGAACTCAGCTATTCAACGGACTTTTTCGCCGAGGCCGATCGTTTCGACCTGATCCTGGTGGCTGACGTGCTGTATGACCGCGCCAACCTGCCGCTGCTCGACGCATTCCTCAGCCGAGGCCGCGAAGCCCTGGTCGCCGACTCACGGGTGCGCGACTTCTCGCATCCGCTCTACCGGCGGCTGGAGATGCTCGAGGCCATGACCTTGCCCGACCTGGCCGAGCCTGAAGAGTTTCGCCATGTGAGCCTGTACCATGCTGCCCGCTGCGTTACGGATTGA
- the trxA gene encoding thioredoxin — translation MSQDTPYIFDATTADFEQSVIENSFHKPVLVDFWAEWCAPCKALMPMLQTIAESYQGELLLAKVNCDAEPDVVARFGIRSLPTVVLFKDGQPVDGFAGAQPESAVRALLEPHVQMPPPPAADPFEQAQGLFDEGRFAEAEAALKVLLGEDNSHAGALILYARCLTERGELGEAQAVLDAVKSDEHKAALAGAKAQIQFLGQAANLPDVADLKARLAQNPQDDEAVYQLAIQQLARQQYDPALDSLLKLFIRNRSYSEGLPHKTLLQVFELLGNDHPLVTTYRRKLFAALY, via the coding sequence ATGAGTCAAGACACGCCGTACATCTTCGACGCCACCACCGCTGATTTCGAGCAGTCGGTGATCGAGAACTCGTTCCACAAGCCCGTGCTGGTGGATTTCTGGGCTGAATGGTGTGCACCGTGCAAGGCGCTGATGCCGATGCTGCAAACCATCGCCGAGAGTTACCAGGGCGAGTTGCTGCTGGCCAAGGTCAATTGTGATGCCGAGCCAGACGTCGTGGCACGCTTCGGCATTCGCAGCCTGCCGACCGTGGTGCTGTTCAAGGACGGTCAGCCGGTGGACGGTTTTGCCGGCGCGCAACCGGAATCCGCGGTGCGCGCACTGCTCGAACCCCATGTACAGATGCCTCCGCCGCCTGCGGCCGATCCATTCGAACAGGCCCAGGGGTTGTTCGACGAGGGGCGCTTTGCCGAGGCCGAGGCCGCGCTCAAAGTGCTGCTGGGGGAAGACAACAGCCACGCCGGCGCACTGATCCTGTATGCCCGCTGCCTGACCGAACGCGGCGAGCTTGGCGAAGCCCAAGCCGTGCTGGATGCGGTCAAGAGCGATGAGCACAAGGCCGCACTGGCGGGCGCCAAGGCGCAGATCCAGTTCCTCGGCCAGGCAGCGAACCTGCCGGATGTGGCCGACCTGAAAGCGCGCCTGGCACAGAATCCACAGGACGACGAAGCGGTCTATCAATTGGCAATCCAGCAACTGGCCCGCCAGCAATACGACCCGGCGCTGGACTCGCTGCTCAAGTTGTTCATCCGCAACCGCAGCTACAGCGAAGGTTTGCCGCACAAGACCCTGCTGCAGGTGTTTGAGCTGCTGGGCAACGATCACCCGCTGGTCACCACCTACCGCCGCAAGTTGTTTGCTGCGTTGTACTGA